A single genomic interval of Microbacterium sp. zg-Y1090 harbors:
- a CDS encoding DUF2776 domain-containing protein: MNFAISILFRAIPLLMGAVCLSFGWYVFAGGDDPAHRTAGHVLVSLTAICIALFTTAAMIIRQLTRTFGPLWKVVLPVLGYGVAATTAVWGLVLRGGPSNADFVAGHVVFGVGLIAACVTTVAVASSAFTLITANAARRHEDGPPADAYGRSVLVALICIPAVCALVLIVWASVLLTDSAEAPRYVAGHVMMGLGAICASLISLVATVGRQVRNEFDEPERWAWTLWVLLMGSAAILWGVVVLVASDRPERLAPGCILIGLGLVCYSIISKVFLLASVWRRHFELANRVPLIPVFTCLACLFFAAFLAEAAITDPGFFIPARVLTGLGAVCFTLFSIVSILEAGTSGKS, translated from the coding sequence ATGAACTTCGCCATCAGCATCCTGTTCCGCGCGATCCCGCTGCTCATGGGAGCGGTGTGCCTGAGCTTCGGGTGGTACGTCTTCGCCGGCGGCGACGACCCCGCCCACCGCACGGCCGGCCACGTGCTGGTGTCACTGACGGCCATCTGCATCGCGCTGTTCACGACGGCGGCGATGATCATCCGTCAGCTCACCCGCACCTTCGGCCCGCTCTGGAAGGTGGTGCTCCCGGTGCTCGGCTACGGCGTGGCGGCGACCACGGCGGTGTGGGGCCTGGTGCTGCGGGGCGGACCATCCAACGCCGACTTCGTCGCCGGCCACGTGGTGTTCGGCGTGGGGCTGATCGCCGCGTGCGTCACCACGGTCGCGGTGGCATCGAGCGCGTTCACCCTCATCACCGCCAACGCGGCGCGGCGGCACGAGGACGGCCCGCCCGCCGACGCCTACGGGCGGTCGGTGCTCGTGGCGCTGATCTGCATCCCCGCGGTGTGCGCGCTCGTGCTCATCGTCTGGGCCTCGGTCTTGCTGACGGACTCCGCCGAGGCGCCGCGGTACGTCGCGGGTCACGTCATGATGGGCCTTGGCGCGATCTGCGCCAGTCTGATCTCCCTGGTGGCGACGGTGGGCCGCCAGGTGCGCAACGAGTTCGACGAGCCGGAGAGATGGGCGTGGACCCTCTGGGTGCTGCTCATGGGCAGCGCCGCCATCCTCTGGGGCGTGGTCGTGCTGGTCGCTTCCGACCGCCCCGAGCGGCTCGCGCCCGGCTGCATTCTCATCGGCCTGGGGCTCGTCTGCTACAGCATCATCTCCAAGGTGTTCCTGCTGGCCTCGGTGTGGCGCCGGCACTTCGAGCTCGCCAACCGCGTGCCCCTCATCCCGGTCTTCACCTGCCTGGCCTGCCTGTTCTTCGCGGCGTTCCTCGCCGAGGCCGCGATCACCGACCCCGGGTTCTTCATCCCTGCCCGGGTTCTCACCGG
- a CDS encoding FKBP-type peptidyl-prolyl cis-trans isomerase translates to MTDNRSKPEFDAPTGPAPSELVIRDLIVGDGAEAKPGDTVTVHYAGVEYDSGEEFDSSWSRGESIQFPLRGLIQGWQDGIPGMKVGGRRELIIPPHLAYGPAGGHFLGGKTLVFIIDLLAVG, encoded by the coding sequence ATGACTGACAACCGCAGCAAGCCCGAATTCGACGCCCCCACCGGTCCCGCCCCCTCCGAACTGGTGATCCGCGACCTCATCGTGGGCGACGGTGCAGAGGCGAAGCCCGGCGACACCGTCACCGTCCACTACGCCGGCGTCGAGTACGACTCCGGCGAGGAGTTCGACTCGTCCTGGAGCCGCGGCGAGAGCATCCAGTTCCCGCTGCGCGGCCTCATCCAGGGCTGGCAGGACGGCATTCCCGGCATGAAGGTCGGCGGGCGTCGTGAGCTGATCATCCCGCCGCACCTGGCGTACGGTCCCGCCGGCGGCCACTTCCTCGGCGGCAAGACCCTCGTCTTCATCATCGACCTCCTCGCGGTCGGCTGA